From Cinclus cinclus chromosome 2, bCinCin1.1, whole genome shotgun sequence, one genomic window encodes:
- the MRPL57 gene encoding large ribosomal subunit protein mL63 → MFLTTVLLRKRIPGKQWIGKYRRPRPITISMKQAMIRRLEIEAENEYWLSQPYLTPEQEYKHNTEERRAKWEAFKSLKQAKFPEHRYISDHLNHLNVSKKWTC, encoded by the coding sequence atgtttttaacaaCAGTATTACTGCGGAAGagaattcctggaaaacaaTGGATTGGGAAGTACAGGCGACCACGACCGATTACCATTTCGATGAAGCAAGCAATGATCCGAAGGTTGGAAATTGAAGCAGAGAATGAATATTGGCTCAGCCAACCTTACCTGACACCGGAACAGGAATACAAACACAACACAGAAGAAAGACGTGCAAAGTGGGAAGCTTTCAAAAGCCTGAAACAAGCCAAGTTTCCGGAGCACAGATACATCAGTGATCATTTAAACCACTTAAATGTGTCAAAGAAGTGGACATGTTGA